GTTTTTCCCTTCTCCTTTACCTCCATCTTGAATGGATTTCCCCGGTTTGTTGTGCCCAGGATTGTTCCACCAATGCTTAATATTCCCGCAATATCCCTCTGGGTAAGCCGTTTTGATTTTCTTATATCAAGCAGGCCTTCTAAGCCCTTTTCAATGCCGATAATCTCCCAGCCTAAATTTAACCCTGCCTTAACCACAGCCCTGATAACCGCATTAAGCCCAGGGCAATCACCACCACCTGTAGATACACCGATTTTCATATTATCACCCCCCTTGATTTTCTATATGCAATTTTTGCATTCTTAAGGTCATTATCTGCCTTTTTGAACCACACAGAAGCTAAATCTAACCTTTCATCCATATAATATTTTTCCTTTAGTTAATACCTTATGAATAAAAGAGCCTTTTATGTCTTTATATTTTATTACCTCTTGTGGCGTATAAACAATAAAATCCATAGGAATCATCCAGTTTCTAAAAAGCCTATATAAAGGAATTGAGCGCTTGTGAGGAACCTCACTTGATTCTTTAACAATCAACAAATCCAGGTCGCTTCCCTTTTTTGGATTCCC
The nucleotide sequence above comes from bacterium. Encoded proteins:
- a CDS encoding nucleotidyltransferase domain-containing protein, with amino-acid sequence MIIDDAIEEIKNKIISQFQPQKIVLFGSYAWGNPKKGSDLDLLIVKESSEVPHKRSIPLYRLFRNWMIPMDFIVYTPQEVIKYKDIKGSFIHKVLTKGKILYG